GGATGGAGTGAGCGTCCCCTGGCCCCGCCAGCCTGGGATTACAAGGTATCCGGAGAGCACCCTATCCCGGAAGGAGCTGTTGGGTAGACTATGGCAAGCAGAGCATTACCCATGAGGCCTGGCTCTCAGGAATGACAAGAGAAGGGTCTGCTCGCCCTGTCTCCATCAGTGAAGTGGGAGGTGAAGGGGAGCCAGCCCTCCTTGACCCCTTTCCAGACAGTGCCTGAGTAACTTTTAAAAACCTTCTTCAGCCCAAGATGGAGTGCTTCCCGAAGTGATGGGCGCAGCTTAGAACGGGGTGGGGCTCTTGGAAGGGGTGCAAACTGAAAGTAAAAGATCTCGCCTCAGGAACTAGCTGTACTCAGAGACAGGTCAAAGAGGAAGCCGGGGCTTGGGCGTGACGCGGCAGAGGACACCTTTAACAGCAGCCCAGCCGGTGtttgagtcaggaggatcagggaTACAAGACTTTCCTAGGGTTGCCTAGAGAACCTGCCTGAAATGAAcaaatagataggtaggtagataaataaACCAATAACCAAAAAGAAGACAGCACTGAAGAGTATGGTGTGATCTGGTAAACGGCGTGCAGCAGCACTGAGGTACAATGGGGAGATTGTGAGAGACCCCACCTCACTTCCAAGCAGTGATCGGAGGGAGAGATGCCCTGGGGACAAACTATGAAataagctgagaaagaaaaggaaaaagccgggcagtggtggtgcacgcacctttaatcccagcacttgggaggcagaggcaggtggatttctgagttccaggacagcctggtctacagagtgagttccaggacagccagaactacacagagaaaccctgtctcgaaaaaaaacagaaaaaaaaaaaagaaagaaagaaagaaagaaagaacgaaagaaaaggaaaaaaaaatcttggccagtgagatagctcagcaggtgaaggggCTTACAGCCAAGTGTGTCAATCCAGGTTCTATCCCCCTGGAACCCacaggggggaaggagagaacccattcCTGAAAACTCACCAACTGTCCCCCAACCTTCACACACATTTTATCACACACATatctcacacaccacacacacacacacacacacacacacacacacacacacacacaccagtctctAAAAGCAGCTTCACGCTGTCCAGGAAAGACTGGAAAGAACATGTCTGTGTCACAGCCTCCTCAAAGCCTGGACCTCACCTAGTCTCTGCCTGGCTGCCTCAGTGATCCTTGTGTTTCCCCTGAAAGGGTACAACCAGGTGCTGAATTCAAATTGCTCCCAAGAGATACCATGAGGCCCTCAAGGTGgcaggactttaatcccagaggaTTGCATGGTCTTCTGGGCAGTTGAGGAATCGGGGTGCCTGGCCCCATGGTGACCAGGGCAACCACTCTGAGGTCTCCCTTTTTTCccctaagacaaggtctcactatatagccttggctatcccctctggaactcactatgtagacaaggctggcttccaactcaaagagttctgcctgcctctgcctcctgagtgctgggattaaagtcatacaTCACCATACCCTGCTtcaccttcttctttctctcacctGTCTCTGCAGGTGACAAGTGAAGGTACTCTCCACCAAGACCTGAAAAATGGCATCTGGACAAGGACCAGGTCCTCCGAAGGAGGACTGCGATGAGTCCCCATCCCCTTCTGGTAAGGGTCCTCCTGCCCCTCAGCACCTCATAAGCACAAGACTCAGAAGAGTATGGGACtggtgtgcgtgtgcatgtgcgtgtatagTGTTGAGCCTTCTCAGGGCACTGGGGCaggcagaggaaaggaggaggcagaagaaccCCACCTGGCTGTTGCATCCCTGAagtgaaagaaaggaggaagtgaCCTGGCTTCTCACTGTTCAGTCTGTGAACAGGGAATGACTTTATCACAGACCTCAGAGAGGAAGTGAAATGgctgaccttttgtcttctctcaagTGGAAGGGTGGGGAGGTCAGGCTTGTCCCTGGACTTGGGGTTCATATCCCAGGTCTGtgtgagctgggtgtggtagtccATATCTGCAATCCCAGGTCTGTCGGTcttacagaatgaattccaggtcagcctgggctcgAGTGAGGCTGactgatgagaccctgtctcagaacaaaaccaCCCATCCCTACAGTGTTTGTGAGTGCACGCCTTcattcccagcaccagggaggcaaaggcaggaggatctctgtgaattggtagaccagcctggtctacctatcgagttccaggatagccaaggctatgccgaaagaccttgtctcaaaacagtgaAAAAACAAATCATTCTCCTTTGACTGATCTTTTTGGGCCAAAGACTCCCCAGTTTCAGCTTGGGTCCTCCCATTTCCCACATGTTCCCATCCAAGACAGCTCAGGAGCCCtgcagtgagaattttggtttctttaaaaacccagttatatgggttggagaggtggctcagtggttaaggacacgggctgctcttccagaggtcctgagttcaattcccagcaaccacatggtggctcacaaccatccctcTTCTGTCATGAAGGCAGACATGCAAATAGAATACTCACATGTATGAACATAAATCTcgaaattcatttttaaagagttatgtgaatatgttttcattttaatcccaagtGTGGGATATGGGACTATTTCACTGAGTCCCTAGCCGCTAACTAGGATTGTCTTGCACTCTGGGGAGACGTGATTTTTGCGAGCTGCTCTGGAGAGGTTATAAATTCGAGAGTTCCGAGAGGGCCTGCGGTGGCTGCCCCCACTCCACCCCTTGCTGCTGAGTTTGCTATCGGACTGCTGGATATTATAACAGGGAAGATTGGACTTGTCCCAAGAAACGCACCGACCCTAACCAGTTTGAAGTAATCTATAGAGGGCTACGTCCCTTTCCATGCTAATTCCTTCCaaccccccaacactaggtaggagagaaagaaggttagatgGGAAAGGGGCATAAACCTCTTTCAGTCAACAAAATACACTACTTCCTGCTGCTTAAGGTCATTGGGTTCCTTGGGGAAAGGCCTGAGAATCCCCCagcagtccagggatggcacacGCAGTGAGCAGCTGACACAAGCTACAACCCGCTAGAGCAGGGGACCCTCATAGTCAGGTGCTGTGGACGATCTGAAGCAGCCCCCATCCCACAGctgtgattaaaatgaaaacctcCATAGAGCGTCTCTGGGCTTTTTAAGAAGCCagaagttgggcagtggtggtgcatgcctttaatcccagcactcaggaggcagaggcaggcggatttctgagttcaaggccagcctgctctacagagtgagttccaggacagccagggctacacagagaaaccctgtcttgaaaacaaacaaacaaacaaacaaacaaacaaaaaaagaagccaCAGAGCCAGTCCAGTTCTGGGCTGTCATTAGCTGGGCTCTTGCGAAGGGCAGAATCGAAACTGGTTGGCTTGTGTCAGCTGAAGATAGTTGAATTTTGGGGACTCTGGAGAGCCCCAAGAGGGcctgtggcagctgctgctgGTTCACTGCgtgtgccatccctggactgctGTGGGATTTTCAGGCCTTTCCCCAAGGAACCCAATGACCTTAAGCAGCAGGAAGTAGTGTATTCTGTTGACTGAAAGAGGTTTATGCCCCTTTCCCAGAGACCACAAGGGGGCTTGTTAGGTTTAGATACCTGACAGGCCCGAGTTGTCCATCTACAGCCTGGGGCGGCCGAGAACCCAGCAGCTGCTTGGTCAGAAGGCACAGGCACAGAAGTCTGGTGCTGAAAGCCCTGGAGGATTCCTGGGTCTCAGTGCCCGGCAGAGGGCCTAAGCAGCTGGGTGCTAACAGCAAGAGCAGTAACAGTGAGATGCACTCACTTACCACAGGCATTGGGGTGGACGGGCACGGGGTAGGGGGGAGCAGGTAGTGAGTGGACAGGTGGgggaaaggcaggaagagagtATGGATAGGTGAGGGGAGGGCAGGCACTGGGGGAGGGCAGGCACTGGGGGAGGGCAGGCACTGGGGAGGGCAGGCAGTGACACTGCAGCTGGAAGGTGAGCTCATTGTGAGGAAGGCCCCCCACTTCCTGTTGTTCTGGTAAACACACTCAGACCTGCCCAGAGACTCTTACCAGTCCAGACCCATCTGGCCGAGCTGACAACCAAGACAAATAGTTCCTCCCTGTTCCCATGCATGACCCTGTATACATGGCTTGGCcacctgtgcctcagtttcccggTCTGTAGGCTGGAGCTCACTCAGGAGCGCCAGGAGTCTCAAGGGGGCTGAATGCTAacacggggtgggggggtggcagGGGGCGAGGAGGGGTGTGTCTGTCCGCGGAGGGTGCTGGGGACAGCCTGCTCCTGCTGACTCCCAGCTCTGATCCGCAGAACAGCAGGTTGCCCAGGACACAGAGGAGGTCTTTAGAAGCTACGTTTTCCACCTCCACCAACAGGAACAAGAGACCCAGGGGGCGGCTGCCCCTGTGAACCCCGAGATGGACAACTTGCCCCTAGATCCCAACAGGTGAGCTCTAGCCTTAGGGCACAGGTCCTGGGAGCTCTATAGGTCACTCCCTGTCAGCCTGGCTTCTCGCCAACTGCAAACTGCAGTCCCTTTCAGGATAAGCCTGCCCTTAGTCTTGCCACTGTCAGGGGCCTTCAGACAGGGCTAGGGTAAAAGTCTGCCCCCACCGCACCGGGGCCCCTCTGCCACGAGCCGGTTCCCGCTCTCTGACTGACGCTCGTCCCTACAGCGTCTTGGGTCAGGTGGGTCGGCAGCTCGCTCTCATCGGAGACGATATTAACCGGCGCTATGACACAGAGTTCCAGAATTTACTGGAACAGCTTcagcccacagctgggaatgCCTACGAACTCTTCACCAAGATCGCTTCCAGGTACCAGCCCGTAACTCCACCCCGCGTACACGAGACAGGCTCCCGGGCTGGGGAACAGTGTCACATGatcccttcctgtctccccctctgCCCCTCACTCACCCTCTTCTGCATACAGGCCTGAATCTCTCAGGAGCTCTAGGGCCAATGACTAGTGCC
The sequence above is drawn from the Arvicanthis niloticus isolate mArvNil1 chromosome 20, mArvNil1.pat.X, whole genome shotgun sequence genome and encodes:
- the Bak1 gene encoding bcl-2 homologous antagonist/killer isoform X2 — protein: MSPHPLLQVAQDTEEVFRSYVFHLHQQEQETQGAAAPVNPEMDNLPLDPNSVLGQVGRQLALIGDDINRRYDTEFQNLLEQLQPTAGNAYELFTKIASSLFKSGISWGRVVALLGFGYRLALYVYQRGLTGFLGQVTCFLIDIILHHYIARWIAQRGGWVAALNLHRNPILSVMVIFGVVLLGQFVVHRFFKS
- the Bak1 gene encoding bcl-2 homologous antagonist/killer isoform X1; this translates as MASGQGPGPPKEDCDESPSPSEQQVAQDTEEVFRSYVFHLHQQEQETQGAAAPVNPEMDNLPLDPNSVLGQVGRQLALIGDDINRRYDTEFQNLLEQLQPTAGNAYELFTKIASSLFKSGISWGRVVALLGFGYRLALYVYQRGLTGFLGQVTCFLIDIILHHYIARWIAQRGGWVAALNLHRNPILSVMVIFGVVLLGQFVVHRFFKS